A segment of the Acidobacteriota bacterium genome:
TCAAGAGCGGTATCGAGGTCGAATACGGTCAGGTCGTCAAGGCGATAGATACTATTCGTAAGCAGGATATTGATAAGATCGGGCTGGTCGCTGACAAGAAAAAGGGCGGCGAAGCGCCGAAATAGGCTGTTGTGTTGTTTTAGCAGCGACTTAGGAAGGATACAGATATGGGAATGTCAACAGGCGGCGTTGGCGGCGATGCCAAGCCGACCATCAATGTTACACCGTTGATCGATGTGCTTCTCGTGCTCATCATCATCTTTATGGTCATCACGCCTCTCAAGCCGAGCCGGTTTGAGGCAAAGGTTCCGGCTGAGCCGAAGAATGAGCCGCAGGTAAACGTTAAGCCCAATCCGCTAACGCTTGTCGTGTCGATCAGTCGTGAAGATAAGAAGATATTGCTCAATAATGAGCCTTTCGGTGATGTTACGGATACGGAAAAATTATCCGAACGTCTTCGTTCTATCTTTAAGGAACGCGAAACCAACGGTGTG
Coding sequences within it:
- a CDS encoding biopolymer transporter ExbD yields the protein MGMSTGGVGGDAKPTINVTPLIDVLLVLIIIFMVITPLKPSRFEAKVPAEPKNEPQVNVKPNPLTLVVSISREDKKILLNNEPFGDVTDTEKLSERLRSIFKERETNGVLREGTNEVEKTLFIKSPKTVRYGDVVKVIDAVKSVGASPIGLQIDDLTD